A single window of Archangium gephyra DNA harbors:
- a CDS encoding DUF6310 domain-containing protein, translating into MRAVRAVLAVVLWLQLACATSYPMGGTLTGTARNWRREGRARVAAEELREDLVVTHLRRAAKLPWTDGGRCVVEEAGQPWADLVERCYHALDHERVRFRDTTGRCSVASAGAGALGIGLCVLAAPELAVGAVVVVGVVVVGFAISEALEAYEKRGRPQVRPPPTLPVPETRPVPETRHVPEAQPVTETKPAPPELKKKRRPKTKPEGDDWPPGPAPEPTERERERKCEAIPVPHKGGNKAHNTCADGYPPNRWPGMDAQVDGKNFDALQVGVRVLWELKVEYFDDYSDFLKRMTVEKEIKEFKVYRDIALACGYDFKVGVISEAHKAALLDVDATFDIVLTWCK; encoded by the coding sequence ATGCGCGCTGTTCGCGCGGTGCTTGCGGTGGTGCTCTGGCTGCAGCTGGCGTGCGCGACGAGCTACCCCATGGGAGGGACTCTCACCGGGACGGCGCGCAACTGGCGGCGCGAGGGGCGTGCCCGGGTAGCGGCCGAGGAGTTGCGCGAGGACCTGGTGGTCACCCACCTCCGGCGCGCGGCGAAGCTGCCCTGGACGGACGGGGGCCGGTGCGTCGTTGAGGAGGCGGGCCAGCCATGGGCCGACCTGGTGGAGCGGTGCTACCACGCGCTCGACCACGAGCGGGTGCGGTTCAGGGATACCACGGGACGGTGCTCGGTCGCGTCCGCGGGCGCCGGGGCCTTGGGCATCGGGCTCTGTGTCCTCGCGGCGCCCGAGCTGGCAGTGGGCGCGGTGGTCGTCGTGGGCGTGGTGGTGGTGGGCTTCGCCATTTCAGAGGCGCTGGAGGCGTACGAGAAGCGGGGCCGTCCCCAGGTGCGGCCGCCGCCAACGCTGCCCGTGCCCGAGACACGGCCCGTGCCTGAGACACGGCACGTGCCGGAAGCACAGCCGGTGACGGAGACGAAGCCCGCTCCGCCGGAGCTCAAGAAGAAGCGGCGTCCCAAGACGAAGCCCGAGGGAGATGACTGGCCGCCAGGGCCGGCCCCCGAGCCCACCGAAAGGGAACGCGAGCGCAAGTGCGAGGCCATCCCGGTGCCGCATAAGGGCGGCAACAAGGCGCACAACACGTGCGCCGACGGGTATCCGCCCAACCGCTGGCCCGGGATGGATGCACAGGTAGATGGCAAGAACTTCGACGCGCTTCAGGTGGGAGTGCGGGTGCTGTGGGAACTCAAGGTCGAGTACTTCGACGATTACAGCGACTTCTTGAAGAGGATGACGGTCGAGAAGGAGATTAAAGAGTTCAAGGTGTACCGCGACATCGCGCTGGCCTGTGGATATGACTTCAAGGTCGGGGTGATCAGCGAGGCCCACAAGGCCGCGCTGCTGGATGTGGACGCCACCTTTGATATCGTCCTCACTTGGTGCAAATGA
- a CDS encoding putative sensor domain DACNV-containing protein gives MAFLLYPRDHLQEALKRRAPEWLGNPRLVQVVGELLDLLFFASLSTEEGSATRVQVVVSPGKPLQDVMDSSEDLGSNVPPRRAWSVLPLKPQRLDLEALVKLSVVTEPGRTAVVLEHEESSGWQAVGIARLDTSTNGGNVLFLSTTAPGALSLVYAGTEIMRYERGQLAKPAPDIFISDGVVRSTIRQSLGGLLSGETNPILMPSRIGEHVFEKLVRGMRATGRGGLILVQPTPSLDSQQDIPKLVLTEPDILAAKSRNLFEASERGLGVAFRDDELGHNDEWDEAMSLREWAQSEVDSLSDDIARLTAMDGALLLGPNLRVFGAGYKVRSSDTLPLHEAFDATGQSVSPDEYPLEIHGTRHRAAASFVASTGGFAFVASEDRPIKCLVKEQGRILFWRVRFPEI, from the coding sequence ATGGCATTTCTTCTGTATCCGCGCGATCACCTACAGGAGGCGCTGAAGCGGCGAGCCCCAGAATGGCTCGGCAACCCGCGGCTAGTGCAAGTCGTCGGCGAGCTGCTCGATCTCCTCTTCTTCGCGAGCCTCTCGACCGAAGAGGGTAGCGCCACCCGCGTGCAGGTTGTCGTATCGCCGGGAAAACCTCTCCAGGATGTCATGGACAGCTCTGAGGACCTGGGCTCGAATGTACCTCCACGGCGAGCCTGGTCTGTGCTCCCGCTCAAACCGCAACGGCTCGACCTGGAAGCGCTCGTCAAGCTCTCAGTCGTGACCGAGCCTGGTCGAACCGCCGTTGTCTTGGAGCACGAGGAGTCATCCGGCTGGCAGGCCGTGGGAATTGCCAGGCTCGACACCAGCACGAATGGCGGGAACGTTCTCTTCCTGTCCACCACTGCCCCTGGAGCCCTCTCGCTCGTTTATGCCGGCACCGAGATCATGAGGTACGAGCGCGGGCAGCTTGCCAAACCGGCTCCCGACATCTTCATCTCCGATGGCGTGGTGCGCTCCACCATCCGACAGTCGCTAGGGGGTCTGCTCAGCGGGGAGACGAATCCGATCCTCATGCCCAGCCGTATTGGCGAGCACGTTTTCGAAAAGCTCGTCAGAGGCATGCGAGCGACTGGTCGCGGAGGTCTCATTCTCGTCCAGCCGACTCCATCTCTCGACTCGCAGCAGGACATCCCGAAGCTCGTGCTCACCGAGCCCGACATCCTGGCGGCCAAGAGCCGGAACCTCTTTGAAGCAAGCGAACGCGGACTTGGAGTCGCCTTCCGGGATGACGAGTTGGGGCACAATGATGAGTGGGATGAGGCAATGAGCCTCCGCGAGTGGGCTCAGTCCGAGGTGGACTCACTGTCGGATGACATTGCGCGGCTTACCGCCATGGATGGCGCGCTCCTACTCGGGCCAAATCTTCGAGTTTTCGGCGCCGGATACAAGGTGCGCTCGTCCGACACCCTTCCACTCCATGAAGCATTTGACGCGACCGGGCAGAGTGTTTCTCCTGACGAATACCCCCTGGAAATTCACGGGACCAGACACAGGGCTGCTGCGTCTTTCGTCGCTTCGACCGGCGGATTCGCCTTCGTCGCATCGGAGGATCGCCCAATCAAGTGCTTGGTAAAGGAGCAAGGCCGGATCCTATTCTGGAGAGTTCGGTTTCCGGAGATCTAG